A region from the Natronorubrum halophilum genome encodes:
- a CDS encoding ABC transporter ATP-binding protein encodes MSNGSAKANPATNTAARTDTESESSPPLRVENLEKRFGGITAVDGVSFTVEPGSLTGLIGPNGAGKSTTFNCIAGVHRPNGGSVEFNGEDITGRKPHQIAHRGLVRTFQIARELKEMTVLENLMLAPLDQRGETLWRSVAPIARREIIEEEHELRERVWETLDLFEIDHLAHEYAGNLSGGQRKLLEMARALMTDPDMVLLDEPLAGVNPSLEVKLMERIHDLREEGYTFLLVEHDMDIIMEHCEHVIVMHQGQNLAQGTPEEVTSDERVIEAYLGGEI; translated from the coding sequence ATGAGTAACGGATCGGCGAAAGCGAACCCCGCTACGAATACGGCTGCACGAACGGATACCGAGTCCGAGTCGTCACCGCCGCTCCGGGTCGAGAATCTCGAGAAACGCTTCGGCGGGATCACCGCCGTCGACGGCGTTTCGTTCACCGTCGAGCCGGGATCGCTGACCGGCCTGATCGGTCCCAACGGTGCCGGGAAGTCGACGACGTTCAACTGCATCGCCGGCGTTCACCGGCCAAACGGCGGCTCCGTCGAGTTCAACGGCGAGGACATCACCGGACGCAAACCGCACCAGATCGCCCACCGGGGCCTCGTTCGAACGTTCCAGATCGCCCGCGAACTCAAGGAGATGACCGTCCTCGAGAACCTGATGCTCGCCCCGCTCGATCAACGCGGGGAGACGCTCTGGCGGTCGGTCGCACCGATCGCTCGGCGCGAAATCATCGAGGAGGAACACGAACTCCGCGAACGCGTCTGGGAGACCCTCGATCTCTTCGAGATCGACCACCTCGCTCACGAGTACGCAGGCAATCTCTCGGGCGGCCAGCGGAAGTTACTCGAGATGGCGCGGGCGTTGATGACAGATCCCGACATGGTGTTGCTCGACGAGCCGCTGGCCGGCGTCAACCCCTCCCTCGAGGTCAAACTCATGGAGCGCATTCACGACCTCCGGGAGGAGGGCTACACCTTCCTGCTGGTCGAACACGACATGGACATCATTATGGAACACTGCGAACACGTCATCGTCATGCATCAGGGCCAAAATCTGGCCCAGGGGACGCCCGAGGAGGTCACGTCGGACGAACGCGTCATCGAAGCGTACCTCGGAGGTGAGATCTGA
- a CDS encoding response regulator: MSNRIEDPIEILLVEDNPGDVRLTQEAFKQLSTETTIHVAIDGDEAFDFLSSRYDSDSEPVPDLVLLDLNLPRMGGLEFLETVQDDPDLSRVPILVLTSSNAIEDVLESYELAANAYLTKPTDPDEYAAMVETVADFWFQRAALPPMPS; this comes from the coding sequence ATGAGCAACCGGATCGAGGACCCGATCGAAATACTGCTCGTCGAAGACAATCCTGGTGACGTCAGGCTCACGCAGGAAGCCTTCAAGCAGCTTTCGACCGAGACGACCATCCACGTCGCTATCGACGGCGACGAGGCGTTCGACTTCCTCTCGAGTCGCTACGACAGCGACTCCGAGCCCGTTCCGGACCTCGTCCTCCTCGATCTGAATCTCCCGCGAATGGGCGGCCTCGAATTCCTCGAGACGGTTCAGGACGACCCGGACCTCTCGCGAGTTCCCATTCTCGTGTTGACCAGTTCGAACGCCATCGAGGACGTCCTCGAGAGCTACGAACTCGCGGCGAACGCCTATCTTACCAAACCGACCGACCCCGACGAGTACGCCGCGATGGTCGAAACCGTCGCGGATTTCTGGTTCCAGCGCGCTGCACTGCCGCCGATGCCCTCGTAA
- a CDS encoding SpoVR family protein, translating into MSNTNSNADRFRKQAIASDLEEPVTEARNLAEKLGLEPYPVKYWIIDYDEMNELIAYGGFQSRYPHWRWGMQYDKQQKQGQYGGGKAFEIVNNDNPAHAFLQESNTIADQKAVITHVEAHSDFFAKNEWFGLFTSGRADDDQVNAAAMLERHARAIDEYMSDPDIDRAEVEKWIDHCLSLEDNIDQHQVFKRRLDVDGPAGDLEELDDDLAEKLDKLGLSDEIKGEVFDEEWLEKLEEGDEAVTFPEEPQKDILAFVREHGKRYDDEAGRAVEMEEWQRDILDMMRAEAYYFAAQKMTKVMNEGWAAYWESTMMTDEVFAGDDEFMNYADHMAKVLASGGLNPYSLGMELWEYVENRTNRQEVIEQLLRVDDVSWRNLMDVVDFDDVLATLKPPEAIGNITPDTLDALEEVPDEWVDREALEAARAGDVDVEKYPWKVLTTEGLARRHYSLVKRQHRGFLTRVSQNDLEQIGRYLFDDARYASVEEALADVDFAAGWDRMFDIRESHNDVTFLDEFLTTEFITENNYFTYEHSQATGQFHVASDAAADVKKKLLLQFTNFGKPTIAVYDGNYNNANELLLGHQYNGVMLDLGQARETLKRIFELWGRPVNLLTIVKDVDEHDIEVARRRNREPEPEERGKLLRYDGTDVTIEDVPWEEVDHLSADDVDYDTKPDEWLA; encoded by the coding sequence ATGAGTAACACGAACTCCAACGCGGATCGATTCCGCAAACAGGCGATCGCCAGCGATCTCGAGGAACCGGTCACGGAGGCCAGAAACCTCGCCGAAAAGCTCGGCCTCGAGCCGTACCCGGTGAAGTACTGGATCATCGACTACGACGAGATGAACGAACTCATCGCCTACGGCGGCTTCCAGAGCCGCTATCCCCACTGGCGCTGGGGGATGCAGTACGACAAGCAACAGAAACAGGGCCAGTACGGCGGCGGGAAGGCCTTCGAGATCGTCAACAACGACAATCCGGCCCACGCCTTCCTCCAGGAGTCGAACACGATCGCCGACCAGAAAGCCGTGATCACCCACGTCGAGGCCCACTCCGACTTCTTCGCGAAAAACGAGTGGTTCGGCCTGTTCACCAGCGGGCGCGCCGACGACGACCAGGTCAACGCGGCGGCCATGTTGGAGCGCCACGCGCGGGCGATCGACGAATACATGTCCGATCCCGATATCGACCGCGCCGAGGTCGAGAAGTGGATCGACCACTGTCTCTCCCTCGAGGACAACATCGACCAACACCAGGTGTTCAAGCGTCGACTGGACGTCGACGGCCCGGCCGGTGACCTCGAGGAACTCGACGACGACCTCGCCGAGAAGCTGGACAAACTCGGACTCTCGGACGAGATCAAAGGCGAGGTGTTCGACGAGGAGTGGCTCGAGAAACTCGAGGAAGGCGACGAGGCGGTCACCTTCCCCGAGGAGCCACAGAAGGACATTCTCGCATTCGTCCGCGAACACGGCAAACGGTACGACGACGAGGCCGGTCGAGCGGTGGAGATGGAAGAGTGGCAACGCGACATCCTCGACATGATGCGCGCGGAGGCGTACTACTTCGCCGCCCAGAAGATGACGAAGGTGATGAACGAGGGCTGGGCCGCCTACTGGGAGTCGACGATGATGACCGACGAGGTCTTCGCCGGCGACGACGAGTTCATGAACTACGCCGACCACATGGCGAAAGTGCTCGCCTCCGGCGGACTCAACCCCTACAGCCTCGGCATGGAGCTCTGGGAGTACGTCGAGAACCGGACGAACCGTCAGGAGGTGATAGAGCAGCTACTGCGCGTCGACGACGTCTCCTGGCGCAACCTGATGGACGTCGTCGACTTCGACGACGTGCTCGCGACGCTCAAGCCGCCGGAGGCGATCGGAAACATCACGCCGGACACGCTCGACGCGCTCGAGGAAGTTCCCGACGAGTGGGTCGACCGCGAGGCCCTCGAGGCGGCTCGAGCGGGTGACGTCGACGTCGAGAAGTATCCCTGGAAGGTCCTGACGACCGAGGGGCTGGCTCGACGCCACTACTCGCTGGTCAAGCGTCAACACCGCGGCTTTCTGACCCGGGTGAGCCAGAACGACCTCGAGCAGATCGGTCGCTATCTCTTCGACGACGCGCGCTACGCGAGCGTCGAGGAGGCGCTCGCGGACGTGGACTTCGCAGCGGGCTGGGACCGCATGTTCGACATTCGGGAGAGTCACAACGACGTGACCTTCCTCGACGAGTTCCTCACGACGGAGTTCATCACGGAGAACAACTACTTCACCTACGAACACTCGCAGGCGACGGGGCAGTTCCACGTCGCGAGCGACGCGGCTGCGGACGTCAAGAAGAAGCTGCTCTTGCAGTTTACCAACTTCGGGAAACCGACGATCGCGGTCTACGACGGCAACTACAACAACGCCAACGAACTCCTGCTCGGCCACCAGTACAACGGCGTGATGCTCGACCTGGGGCAGGCCCGCGAGACGCTCAAGCGGATCTTCGAACTATGGGGTCGGCCGGTGAACCTGCTGACCATCGTCAAGGACGTCGACGAACACGACATCGAAGTGGCCAGGCGTCGCAACCGCGAACCCGAACCCGAAGAACGGGGCAAACTGCTCCGATACGACGGGACCGACGTGACGATCGAAGACGTTCCGTGGGAGGAGGTCGACCACCTCTCGGCCGACGACGTCGATTACGACACGAAACCCGACGAGTGGCTCGCCTGA
- a CDS encoding branched-chain amino acid ABC transporter permease, producing the protein MSENSVQRWGQMFSGNRILVLLGFVAIVLLGNLGYSLLRGDLALSTVSSYFWSGILVGLIYGLAGVGLSMTYSILNFANFSHGDLMTAGAFGGWSATYVIAGLGVADFGSRILVRAGGGSQPAELGVSVLGTPFSIFVGLLVAVAFTILVALVIDRFVYKPMRSENGIALLIASIGVALVLRYLIQFVYGGRNRGVTESVQRWDVLPFLSDYGSINPHEFTLMVVAVGLMIGVHAVLQYSKLGKAMRAMADNQDLALVTGIPTERVVTWTWIIGAGLTGAAGFLVVLERGVIDFNLGWGLLLFVFAAVILGGIGSIYGAISGGLVIGLTSEMSRIWIPSDFTTAAAFVLMILVLVVKPSGLFGGVKTA; encoded by the coding sequence ATGAGCGAGAATAGTGTTCAAAGGTGGGGACAGATGTTCTCGGGTAATCGGATTTTAGTATTACTCGGGTTCGTGGCAATCGTACTACTTGGAAACCTGGGGTACAGCCTGTTGCGCGGTGACCTCGCGCTTTCGACGGTTTCCTCGTACTTCTGGAGCGGGATTCTGGTGGGACTCATTTACGGGCTCGCCGGGGTGGGGCTCTCGATGACCTACAGTATCCTGAACTTCGCGAACTTCTCACACGGTGATCTGATGACGGCCGGTGCGTTCGGCGGGTGGTCGGCAACGTACGTCATCGCAGGGCTGGGGGTCGCCGACTTCGGGAGTCGGATTCTGGTCAGGGCCGGTGGAGGTTCTCAACCGGCGGAACTCGGCGTAAGCGTGCTTGGAACGCCGTTTTCGATCTTCGTCGGGTTGCTCGTCGCCGTCGCGTTTACGATCCTCGTTGCACTCGTCATCGACCGATTCGTCTACAAACCGATGCGGAGCGAAAACGGCATCGCGTTGCTGATCGCGAGTATCGGTGTCGCGCTGGTGCTTCGATACCTCATTCAGTTCGTCTACGGTGGCCGGAACCGCGGCGTGACCGAAAGCGTCCAGCGGTGGGACGTCTTGCCGTTTCTCTCGGATTACGGATCGATCAATCCACACGAATTTACGCTGATGGTGGTCGCCGTCGGCCTGATGATCGGCGTTCACGCGGTCCTTCAATACTCCAAACTCGGAAAAGCGATGCGGGCGATGGCCGATAACCAGGACCTCGCACTCGTCACCGGCATTCCGACCGAACGCGTCGTGACCTGGACGTGGATCATCGGGGCTGGACTCACCGGGGCTGCGGGATTCCTCGTCGTGCTCGAGCGCGGCGTGATCGACTTCAACCTCGGCTGGGGCCTCCTGCTGTTCGTCTTCGCCGCGGTCATTCTCGGCGGTATCGGCTCGATCTACGGCGCGATCAGCGGTGGGCTGGTCATCGGACTCACGAGCGAGATGTCGCGGATCTGGATTCCCTCCGATTTCACCACCGCAGCAGCCTTCGTGCTGATGATTCTCGTGTTAGTGGTCAAACCGTCCGGGCTCTTCGGCGGGGTGAAAACGGCATGA
- a CDS encoding branched-chain amino acid ABC transporter permease: MIDLEFAHGWRRDIALIGGLTAAIYVLFIAIGVFLGYDLGGVLNMLQSLTLLAAAYAMLVLALNLHWGYTGLFNIGVAGFMAVGVYTMAILTAAPDASVPGFGLPLWVGVIGGMAAAALVGLLAALPALRLKADYLAIVTLGLSEIIRLTVQSSWLSNALEENVGVATGGGSGIGVPKNLSNFAEIPYYGFSGEGELTPIGIVVFHVANTFDIPRTVFIDWTYTLLLVAFVALFYWLLYRVGNSPFGRVLKAIREDELVADSLGKNTRLFKIKVFMLGCALMGLAGMLWYGSRGYTSPDDYMPLVTFYVFVALIIGGSGSNTGSVMGGIVFAMLLYEGPTYVPRIIDQGLGYVGYSMPSAPGTIAGALGSLVALDPLPLLAYVDGNIDALRFVLLGVVLILVIQRRPDGLLGHRVETASSVDLARPARTDGGDRDE, encoded by the coding sequence ATGATCGATCTCGAGTTCGCGCACGGGTGGCGACGGGATATCGCGCTTATCGGCGGCCTGACCGCCGCCATCTACGTCCTGTTTATCGCTATCGGAGTGTTCCTCGGCTACGACCTCGGCGGCGTACTGAACATGCTGCAGTCGCTTACCTTGCTCGCCGCCGCCTACGCGATGCTCGTCCTGGCGTTGAACCTCCACTGGGGGTACACCGGGCTGTTCAACATCGGCGTCGCCGGCTTCATGGCCGTCGGCGTGTACACGATGGCGATCCTGACGGCCGCGCCCGACGCGAGCGTGCCCGGTTTCGGCCTCCCGCTGTGGGTGGGCGTTATCGGTGGTATGGCGGCAGCAGCGCTCGTCGGCTTGCTCGCCGCACTGCCCGCACTCAGGCTCAAGGCGGATTATCTCGCGATTGTGACGCTCGGTCTCTCGGAGATCATCCGACTCACCGTCCAGTCGAGTTGGCTGAGCAATGCGCTCGAGGAGAACGTCGGCGTAGCGACCGGTGGCGGAAGCGGTATCGGGGTCCCGAAGAACCTCTCGAATTTCGCGGAAATCCCGTACTACGGCTTTTCGGGGGAGGGCGAGTTGACGCCGATTGGGATCGTCGTGTTCCACGTCGCGAACACGTTCGACATCCCGCGAACGGTGTTTATCGACTGGACGTACACGCTCTTGCTGGTCGCGTTCGTCGCCCTGTTTTACTGGTTGCTCTACCGCGTCGGCAACTCGCCCTTCGGGCGGGTTCTCAAGGCGATTCGGGAGGACGAACTGGTCGCCGACTCGCTCGGAAAGAACACGCGGCTGTTCAAGATCAAGGTGTTCATGCTCGGCTGTGCGCTGATGGGCCTCGCGGGCATGCTCTGGTACGGCTCTCGCGGGTACACGAGTCCCGACGATTACATGCCGCTGGTCACGTTCTACGTCTTCGTCGCGTTGATCATCGGCGGATCGGGTTCGAACACGGGCAGCGTGATGGGAGGCATCGTCTTCGCGATGTTGCTCTACGAGGGGCCGACGTACGTGCCACGGATCATCGATCAGGGGCTGGGATACGTCGGCTACTCGATGCCGAGCGCTCCGGGAACGATCGCCGGTGCACTCGGCTCGCTGGTCGCGCTCGATCCGCTCCCGCTGCTCGCCTACGTCGACGGCAACATCGATGCGCTTCGGTTCGTGTTGCTGGGCGTCGTCCTCATTCTGGTGATTCAGCGACGCCCCGACGGACTCCTCGGTCACCGGGTCGAAACCGCTTCCAGCGTCGATCTCGCCAGACCGGCGCGGACGGACGGAGGTGATCGCGATGAGTAA
- a CDS encoding sodium-dependent transporter has translation MVQRETWATRTGFILAAVGSAVGLGNIWRFPFVTGEGGGAAFLLVYLLFVALVGFPAILVEFVVGRKTERNPVGALIELGGDAWKYIGGVFIVTGFVILSYYSVVAGWFIRYFLEGFRGSYSSHLADYGGEAGAMFGDLSTGLDAFFFHTIFMALTIGIVALGIRRGIELAVKVMVPAIIVLLVGMAIWAFTLPEASAGYEYYLSPDFGIMADNWAELLPAAAGQAFFTLSLGMGVMITYASYLGEDRNLAKDGLTIIGFDTGIAFLTGLVVFPIFFSAGVEPGEGGAGAVFISMTQAFTTVTGGRVLGLLFFGTVAIAALSSAISLLEVVTAYVIDEKGIERWKAALGMGGVIYLLGVPVTYDLIFLDLLDGFADGILLVFGALMLVILVGWIVPQAAVRELEKGIGDLGSRGTVWVWMIRLPILLVLVVTLYLGIVDYVDFLTGSFTDWIGENA, from the coding sequence ATGGTACAACGCGAAACCTGGGCGACGAGAACCGGATTTATCCTCGCCGCAGTCGGTAGCGCGGTCGGATTAGGGAACATCTGGCGGTTTCCGTTCGTAACGGGAGAAGGTGGTGGCGCAGCGTTTCTGCTCGTCTATTTGCTGTTCGTGGCGCTGGTCGGGTTCCCGGCGATTTTGGTCGAGTTCGTCGTCGGTCGCAAGACGGAACGGAACCCGGTCGGCGCGCTGATCGAGTTAGGCGGTGACGCCTGGAAGTACATCGGTGGCGTCTTCATCGTCACCGGGTTCGTCATCCTCTCGTACTACAGCGTCGTCGCCGGTTGGTTCATCCGATACTTCCTCGAGGGATTCCGGGGAAGCTACTCGAGCCACCTCGCCGACTACGGCGGGGAGGCGGGCGCGATGTTCGGCGACCTGTCGACCGGACTGGACGCGTTTTTCTTCCATACGATCTTCATGGCGCTGACGATCGGGATCGTCGCGCTCGGAATCCGGCGGGGGATCGAACTGGCGGTGAAGGTGATGGTGCCGGCGATCATCGTCTTGCTCGTCGGAATGGCCATCTGGGCGTTCACGCTCCCCGAGGCCAGCGCGGGATACGAGTACTACCTGTCCCCCGATTTCGGCATCATGGCCGACAACTGGGCGGAACTGCTTCCCGCAGCCGCTGGACAGGCCTTCTTTACACTCTCGCTCGGGATGGGTGTAATGATCACGTACGCTTCCTATCTCGGTGAGGATCGCAATCTGGCCAAAGACGGCCTCACCATCATCGGCTTCGACACCGGGATCGCGTTCCTGACCGGTCTGGTCGTCTTCCCCATCTTCTTCTCAGCGGGCGTCGAGCCGGGCGAGGGCGGTGCCGGTGCGGTCTTCATCTCGATGACCCAGGCCTTTACGACCGTCACCGGCGGTCGTGTGCTCGGCCTCCTCTTTTTCGGGACCGTCGCCATCGCGGCGCTCTCGAGTGCGATTTCGCTACTCGAGGTCGTGACGGCCTACGTCATCGACGAGAAGGGTATCGAGCGGTGGAAGGCGGCGCTCGGCATGGGCGGCGTCATCTACTTACTCGGCGTGCCGGTCACCTACGACCTGATCTTCCTCGACCTGCTGGACGGCTTCGCCGACGGAATCCTCCTCGTGTTCGGCGCGCTCATGTTGGTGATCCTCGTCGGCTGGATCGTACCACAGGCCGCCGTCAGGGAACTCGAGAAAGGCATCGGTGACCTCGGCAGCCGCGGCACGGTGTGGGTCTGGATGATTCGACTGCCGATCCTCCTCGTCCTCGTCGTCACACTGTACCTCGGCATCGTCGACTACGTCGACTTCCTCACCGGTTCGTTCACCGACTGGATCGGAGAGAACGCGTAA
- a CDS encoding HEAT repeat domain-containing protein, with the protein MDREGGEAIERQRVDSDSFDLPAVLAQLDRREPTEQRAAVETIRDALTEHPRACIPTVPKLRALLETPELECHESVAYCLAELADESPADVAPSVAVLVSVIDEHASRPATHELLRCLSTVTAERSAAVADHAATIADVIDRRSGYDHHGLCLFRALSMERPAAIEPAVPVLTDALAADPESNGVPTLSALGRVARSEASLPTLEFVEDAMALVDHDEASLRNNAIGCLADVARHSPLAVEPASADLTAALEHDDPETRANAAVAIARVATEATAAVDPAREPLLELLEDDHERVRANACVALGHGRVEAAADRLTTLARADPEPRVRDRAGWALGQLSS; encoded by the coding sequence ATGGATCGGGAAGGGGGCGAAGCGATCGAACGGCAACGGGTCGACAGCGACTCGTTCGATCTGCCGGCAGTCCTCGCACAACTCGACAGACGCGAACCGACCGAACAGCGGGCGGCCGTGGAGACGATCCGCGACGCCCTGACGGAGCACCCCAGAGCGTGTATTCCGACCGTCCCGAAACTCCGCGCCCTGCTCGAGACGCCCGAACTCGAGTGCCACGAGTCGGTCGCCTACTGTCTGGCCGAACTCGCGGACGAGTCGCCCGCGGATGTCGCGCCGTCGGTCGCCGTGCTCGTCTCGGTTATCGACGAGCACGCGTCACGGCCGGCGACGCACGAACTCCTTCGCTGCCTGTCGACCGTCACGGCGGAACGATCGGCTGCCGTCGCCGATCACGCCGCGACGATCGCCGACGTGATCGATCGCCGTTCGGGGTACGACCACCATGGGCTGTGCCTGTTCCGCGCGTTGTCGATGGAACGGCCCGCCGCGATCGAACCGGCCGTACCGGTGCTTACCGACGCGTTAGCAGCGGATCCGGAGTCAAACGGCGTTCCGACCCTCTCGGCGCTGGGCCGGGTCGCGCGCTCGGAGGCATCGCTACCGACGCTCGAGTTCGTCGAGGACGCGATGGCGCTCGTCGACCACGACGAGGCGTCGCTGCGGAACAACGCCATCGGCTGTCTCGCCGACGTGGCCCGCCACAGTCCGCTCGCAGTCGAACCGGCTTCGGCCGACCTTACCGCCGCACTCGAGCACGACGACCCGGAGACGCGTGCGAACGCTGCGGTCGCCATCGCTCGAGTCGCGACGGAGGCGACGGCGGCTGTCGACCCCGCACGTGAGCCGCTGCTCGAACTCCTCGAGGACGACCACGAGCGCGTTCGAGCGAACGCCTGCGTCGCGCTCGGACACGGACGCGTCGAGGCGGCCGCGGACCGACTGACGACGCTGGCGCGAGCAGACCCGGAGCCGAGGGTCCGCGATCGCGCCGGCTGGGCACTGGGACAGCTCTCGTCGTGA
- a CDS encoding ABC transporter ATP-binding protein yields MALLEVSSLDAGYGDLQILENVDLEVADGEYVTIVGPNGAGKSTVMKSVFGLTTYMGGHVAFAEREIAGMRPEEIIHHGLGYVPQNDNVFSTLSVRENLEMGAYILDEVPDRRLQSVFDRFPILEERQQQKAGTLSGGQQQMLAMGRALMLEPDLLLLDEPSAGLAPDLVDDMFDRIDEINGGGTAVLMVEQNAKEALRRCDRGYVLVQGQNRYVDSGDVLLADEQVRRDFLGG; encoded by the coding sequence ATGGCGCTCCTCGAGGTGAGTTCACTCGATGCCGGCTACGGAGACCTCCAGATCCTCGAGAACGTCGATCTCGAGGTTGCGGACGGCGAGTACGTGACGATCGTCGGCCCGAACGGGGCCGGGAAGTCGACCGTGATGAAGTCGGTGTTCGGGCTGACGACGTACATGGGCGGCCACGTCGCGTTCGCCGAGAGGGAGATCGCCGGCATGCGCCCCGAGGAGATCATCCACCACGGGCTGGGCTACGTGCCACAGAATGACAACGTCTTCTCGACGCTCTCGGTTCGGGAGAACCTCGAGATGGGCGCGTACATCCTCGACGAGGTCCCCGACCGGCGACTCCAGTCCGTCTTCGATCGGTTCCCGATCCTCGAGGAGCGCCAGCAACAGAAGGCCGGCACGCTCTCGGGTGGCCAACAGCAGATGCTCGCGATGGGACGGGCGCTGATGCTCGAGCCCGATCTGTTGTTGCTCGACGAACCGAGCGCGGGGCTCGCTCCGGACCTGGTCGACGACATGTTCGATCGGATCGACGAGATCAACGGCGGCGGGACGGCGGTCTTGATGGTCGAACAGAACGCGAAGGAGGCGTTGCGTCGCTGTGATCGGGGCTACGTCCTCGTCCAGGGACAAAACCGGTACGTCGACAGTGGCGACGTGTTGCTTGCGGACGAACAGGTCCGTCGGGACTTCCTCGGCGGGTAG
- a CDS encoding SDR family oxidoreductase yields the protein MPPTTDFTVDFDGTVAVVTGASGALGSATVDRFRAAGATVCAVDVVAPDDEDSSLEPDADTHFYEADLTDEDDVVRLVSAIVDDHGRIDHLCNIAGTWRGGDPIEETDLAEFEMLVDINLKTAFLASKHALPHLRESGGSIVSVSARSSLEGGEGDGPYRITKAGVRLLTETLAEENRGAVRANCVMPSVIDTPMNREMMPDADHGSWVDPAEIADVMTFLCSDGAAVTSGAAVPVYGEA from the coding sequence ATGCCACCGACGACCGATTTCACCGTCGATTTCGATGGAACCGTCGCCGTAGTCACGGGCGCGAGCGGCGCGCTCGGAAGCGCGACTGTCGACCGGTTCCGGGCGGCCGGCGCGACCGTCTGTGCCGTCGACGTCGTCGCCCCCGACGACGAGGACAGTTCGCTCGAGCCCGACGCGGACACGCACTTCTACGAGGCCGATCTGACCGATGAGGACGATGTCGTGCGTCTCGTTTCGGCGATCGTCGACGATCACGGACGGATCGATCACCTGTGTAATATCGCCGGCACGTGGCGCGGCGGTGATCCCATCGAGGAGACCGACCTCGCGGAGTTCGAGATGCTCGTCGATATCAATCTGAAGACGGCGTTTTTGGCGTCGAAACACGCGCTCCCCCACCTTCGGGAGTCCGGCGGCTCGATCGTCAGCGTGAGCGCGCGCTCGTCGCTCGAGGGCGGCGAGGGCGACGGCCCCTACCGAATCACGAAGGCCGGCGTTCGGCTGTTGACCGAGACGCTCGCCGAGGAGAATCGGGGAGCCGTCCGCGCGAACTGCGTGATGCCGAGCGTGATCGATACGCCGATGAATCGCGAGATGATGCCCGACGCGGATCACGGTTCGTGGGTCGACCCCGCCGAAATCGCGGACGTGATGACCTTCCTCTGCAGCGACGGCGCGGCGGTGACGAGCGGTGCTGCGGTGCCGGTGTACGGTGAGGCCTGA
- a CDS encoding glycerophosphodiester phosphodiesterase produces the protein MRLIAHRGFAATAPENTIAAIQSAAEYADVVEFDVRRCGSGELVVIHDETIDRVTGGIGTVADSTLEELKTHTILESGERVPTLEEMLEALPSTVEVNLEMKDLGIASDVLDAIEGVENRIVTTSFLLPELRTIREIDPSQPTGLLVSRHLETPITTAVELDCDVIGANYWRCLTTRLVSRAKSVDLEIHVWSLERRLTAKLLECRGVDCISADRPIRL, from the coding sequence ATGCGCCTGATCGCCCACCGCGGATTTGCCGCGACGGCTCCCGAAAACACGATCGCAGCGATCCAGTCCGCAGCCGAGTACGCAGACGTAGTCGAGTTCGACGTTCGGCGCTGTGGCTCGGGCGAACTCGTCGTTATCCACGACGAGACGATCGACCGCGTCACCGGCGGTATCGGGACGGTCGCCGATAGCACGCTCGAGGAACTCAAGACGCACACGATCCTGGAATCCGGAGAACGAGTACCCACGCTCGAGGAGATGCTCGAGGCCCTGCCGTCGACGGTCGAAGTCAACCTCGAGATGAAAGACCTCGGCATCGCTTCGGACGTCCTCGATGCGATCGAGGGCGTCGAGAACCGTATCGTGACGACCTCCTTTCTGCTGCCCGAACTGCGGACAATCCGTGAGATCGACCCCAGCCAGCCGACGGGGCTACTGGTCAGCCGTCACCTCGAGACGCCGATCACGACCGCCGTCGAACTCGACTGCGACGTCATCGGCGCGAACTACTGGCGCTGTCTGACGACGAGACTCGTTTCGCGCGCGAAGTCGGTCGATCTCGAGATTCACGTCTGGTCGCTCGAGCGACGGCTCACGGCGAAATTGCTCGAGTGCCGGGGGGTCGACTGCATCTCGGCGGATCGACCCATTCGGCTCTGA